The genomic DNA ACAAATTTGAGAAACTATACTAGAGTTAATTTTCACATAAGAAATTTAGAACTTTTTGACACACTTGAGGGAATACTTATACGTAGAAATACCTTTTGATTCATTGTACAGTTTAAAGGTATCTGTATCTTTTGAAGATTTTTGTTTGtcatcaatttttcttttttcaaaatcagGAAGTTGCATGGGCTCTGAAGTTTTACTGTGTAAGTTGTGGATATTACATAAAAAGCCAAATGTTGAAACAATCTAATGCAATTTAGTAATCTTTAATCAGTCAAGTTAATAGCCATATTTAAGATACTGAAATAAAACTCTACTTTGAATTTCTCTTTTGGGTCATTAATTGGCTCATCTCTTGTTTCATAGTGAAAATTTCTATGGTTTCTTCACACTGGCTCTTGCTCAACAATTGAGTAGCAAATTAATCTTTTCAGCAAGTTCACAAGCATGTACTAATGTTTTCTCAAATTCAGTATCACTACTACAGCTACAACTACTAGTACGCACTTAGCAAAACACTATTCACACATCTCAGTGTATCAGCCCAGTCTTCAATGTGAACACACCAGTCTCATTTGACATGTCGGTGATTAATTAGAACTCAGTGGGCTAATGCAGAAAATCACACATTCCCCCACTGAAGGACaggtggcatagtcagcaggatttatGCGAGAGTCAATTGCAGAACCGGAAAAGCTGGGAGAAATTGTGCAGTAGCTGGCAACCCAAGTTAACCAACTGCAAGTTCAGCAAGCAGTGTTGCTTGATGCTGAGGGGTGTTGGGAGGATACTGACGTTCACCAATTAGGAAGTAGGCAAAGTCCTGCACAATTACTATTCTGTTGTGCTGATGGGCAAAcatatctacagtaatccctcgctatattgtgattcgactttcgcggcttcactctatcgcggattttatatgtaagcatatttaaatatatattgtggatttttcgctggttcgtgggtttcagtgggtcttttaatttctggtacatgcttcctcagttggtttgcccagttgatttcatacaagggacgctattggcagatggctgagaagctacccaaccagagcgcgtattacatattaaataaaactcctcaaatatattgtgagcacaggggctgttcgcacccctagaggatacggccgctccccaaaaaacgctgaaagactaccttcacattactcccttccttgctgggcttacttgtggttactttgttgtgcgatatgcttcccgcacggtgctttgtatacttaaaaaatcaaacagcacgtattgatttttgattgtttgcttctctctctctctctctcttgctctgacattctctgctcctgacggagggggtgtaagcaggggggctgttcgcacacctacaggatacggacgctcatctgaaaatgctgaaagattaccttcaagttgctcccttccttgcagctgctttgtcaagcgacatgcttcccgcatggtgcttcgcatacttaaaagctcaaacagccctattgatttttaattgtttgcttctctctgtctctctgacattctttgctcctgacgcacactcctttgaagaggaagatatctttgcattcttttaattgtgagatggaactgtcatctctgtcttgtcatgaagcacgtttaaacttttgaaaaagagacaaatgtttgtttgcactgtttgaataaagttcctgtctctctacagcctcctgtgtttctgtgcaaatctgtgacccaagcatgacaatataaaaataaccatataaacatatggtttctacttcgcggattttcacctttcgcggggggttctggaacgcaacccccgcgatcgaatagggattactgtattaatattTGAGCATACCACCACCCATCAACAGTGGCTGCAGCATGAATGGGTGCATGTCCTTGCTCCCTTCCTTACCGGAGAAGCTCAATGAGCTTACTGTGATTTAGTGAGTGCCTGGTGAAGGCCAAAACCAGTGGGGCAAGTTGGTCCGCTGATTGTGCCTGGGGGAACACACCACTGGCCGAGTGGTTGAGATGGTCACTTTTTGATACACACCCTATCAAACTACCTGAGAAGACAATCCTGTGCAGACATGGAGGGGGGGTCTGTGGAAATCATTGAATGGCACTGCACTGCCAGCCAAACTGAGCGACCAGGGAAGTGGCACCAAAtcagaccttaacaaaggcttcttttggtcttcataaaatttataaaacatcagtaaataAGTTATTTATCTCTGTGCAGAGGCATATTGACATAATGGTAAAACTACTTGTTACAGTAATAAGAGTataaaggattcacaggtcttctTAAAATTGTGAATATACTATATAGTAATAGATTGTAAGAATATAAACAATTGTTCAAACatgtgtactgtatgttcatCACCCTTGTGGGTGATTACAGTAAACAttgattttgttaataaattggtTATTCTTTAGGACTATTGTGCCACTTATTTTCTACAGACTGTTTCATTTTGATGGGTGAGTTTTATGTTTTCTAGCAGTGCCTTAGTCAGTGCTTCATGTGAGATACATATTTGCTCTATGTGTGTGCAATTCTAACCTAATTCTGTAGTTTTGAAGGCTGTATGTGGTGATTTTGAGCTAGTAGTGAGTTTCCCTTGTGTTTTTAAGGTTTTGGGATTTaacagacgcttttatccaaagagatttacaaaagaggtaaacaatagTGTaccattaggctagggcctgtttgttcagcaaataTAATAGGACAGGTAATAAAacttgattgccacaagtgaaaagatgtaataactcgtacatttacaattatttacaatcATATACAGTCGATTCTGCTTAATCGGGACACCAGTTAATTGGGGCAGCCATTTATTTGGGCCAAATTGTAAAGAACAAATCCGGACAGTGTAATCGTACATGTTTTCCGTTCAGCTATTTGGGCCACCATTCCGCTTATTCGGGACAGGAGTCACTGGCTGTTTTAAAGCCGAGATGGGTAAGatgaaaatgaaagagctcagtTCAAAGTAAATTTTCCAAGAATCGCACAAAGATAAGATAAGGAGTCCCGTTAAGCAAGCCATTCGGGGATACCTGCGAGGAGCAAGAGAAGGGTTGAGCCAGTGTTATCTTTAGGTGCTTCTTGGTCATTTGCTTCAGGAGCTCTGAAAGTCGTGTTTGAAACGTGAAGTGGTGCTGAAGACATTTTGTACACTGAACTTCAACACCGCCTTTTTGGTAAGTGATAATAAGCAGTAATTTTTTTAccacttgttttaaattttttgagtCGTGTAAGTCGCCTGAAAAATTACGAATTCCATGACGGTTGATAgaattcttttcttattttcattcatGATAGGGTGCTTCTGTTAGGATGCCATGGAAAGGCCTAACGCTCTCCAATAAAATTGACTTGCTTGATAAAATCAAATACCAAACGCCTAACACAAGCATCCGTATGCTGGAGAAGATAACGGGCGTTCGAAATCAACAATTTCGCGTGTTCTAAAGAGCGAGCAGAAATTGAGAGGTGAATGGGCATTGCGAGAAAATGCACAGGGAACATCCCATAAACGGAAGCGTGAAGGCAAGGAAGCGGAAGTTGAGGATGCTCTCAATCAGTGGTTCGCTAAAGTGACTACACATGACGTAGCTGCACGAGGCGTGCATATCAGTGGGCCTATTCTGAAAGCGAAGGCGGAGGATTTAGCTAAAAAGTTGGGTCATGACGAATTTAAGGCAACAGATGGATGGTTGTCTAGATGGAAATCTAGGCATGAAATTAAGTTCAAGAAAGCACATGGCGAAAAAGGCAGTGCTGATGCTGACGGCGTTGAAAAGTGGAAGTCCAGTAAATTACCCGAGTTGCTTAAGCAGTTTTGTGCAGATGACATTTACAATGCCGATGAAACTGGCCTGTATTATCGTGCAACACCTGACGGTTCACTGTGCTACAAACATGAAACTCTAGTGGGTTCCAAGAAAGAAATGGATCGCATAACTGTCTTATGCTGTTCTAACATGTCAGGAAGTGATAAAAGGAAACTGTTAGTGATAGGTCAAAGCGCTAAGCCTCGATGCTTTAAGGGGCTTAGAATGGATGGATTGCCAGTTCTGTACCATGCAAACAAAAATGCATGGATGACTTCTGAAATTTTTTCGAAGTGGTTGTCAGAATGGGATGTGGAATTGCAACGCAAGTCGAAAAAAATTTTGTTGCTTCTTGATAATTGTGCAGCTCACCCTCACTTAGATTCTTTGAAAAACATTCAGTTGGAATTTCTGCCTCCTAACACCACATCCATCCTGGAACCAATGGATATGGGAATcataaaaaatttgaaaactttgcATCGAGGCAAATTGGTGAGCTACATTCTGGAAGCAATCGAAGAAAATCTGCTGCAAGAAAGTTCAACAGTTACGGATGTTAGTGGGAAGATTAACATATTGCAGGCAATACAATTTGTTGCTGACAGTTGGCGAGAAATAAGCCAGAGCACTCTCCAAAACTGTTTTGCCCATCACGGTTGGAAGAACTCTGAGCAGTCGGAGACAAGAACTGACAGCAACTATGTTGATGAAACGACTTTGCAGGTGCAAAGTGTGGAAAATTATGAGGAATTTATCAGCATTGATGACAACATCGAGTGttacaatgaaaatgaagatTGTGACGATGTGATCGTCGAGGAAATTGCTGTGAAACGTGAAGAGACAACAGATAACCAAGAAACTGACAAAGCCAATGCGCATGAAGAAATTGAGCAAATGACTCATTGCGATGCCAGGAAATTTATCGCTGGATTGTGATTGTATTTCATGCAGACAGGCAACGAGGGCAGTGTTTTATCTGCATTAGATGCATGCGCTGATTTTGTGCAATGCCTGTCCATAAAGAGAACAAGACAAAGCAAAATCGATGGCTTTCTTAATAAACAGGATTAACTATCAGTAACCACATGTATGAATCAATTTACTACCTTTCTCTTGTTATTTGGATAGAAGGGAatattataatggatggatgacaaatTTGTCAAGTAATTTTTAAGAGAATAAATGGCATATTTATGgtatgcaacatacagtatattcaaacgTACGTAACGTCTTTCTATTAgaaaattttacctttttttgcgAACTTCGCATAATTGGGCCAGCCGCTTAATTGGGGCAAAACGTCTCCATCCAGATGTGTCCCGCTTAAGCGGAATTGActgtattaaaatcaataaagcaCAGCTGTCAGCATTTAAGCACAACCAAACTTAACTGTTAACACATTGGTCTAAAGCTGCAAACAACCAATGTTGAAACAATAATGTCATTTACAAACCAAACATTAAGCTGCTTAATGCCAAATGTGTATAACCAAGCCAGCTTTCTTTGGTttagaaaaaatagttgcagTTGTATTCAATACGTCAATTAATAAATGTCTATGCACAGCTCAGTTAAGTTTTTCCTGATCGTGAACACACAAAAACCGATACGTGACGCACAATTACAGAAACCATTTACTCATGTACTAAATCTTTCAACCAAGTCTGCAGAACAGCAAGCATATTTTCAACTTAGCATTCAAGTTTGCAATTTCAATGCGTTCATTTTGCAAAACACGACATACAGTTCTCTACATTAGACACAATTACCAAAATTGAAATCTCCCATGTTTTACACTAATTTGGAAAACACTGccatgcaaaatgacacattcATTGGCCTTCACCTAATTCTCAAGTGTGAAAACATTTACAGCCAGTTTCTTCACTTAGATAGCAGAGCATGTCCTCTATAAATAGGCAacaggttagttttcttggtttgcACAATAGAGATAATGTTGCATAGGGAGaggtagaaaaaaatgaaaatgtttctacAGTTCCTCATACTTGGTAAAAAGATTTGGTACACAAATAAATGGTTTTAGTGATTATACTTCACGAGTCTTTGTATGTTCACAATTAGAAGAATTGTTAGTAATATTTGAGCCTCGCAGTCAGTGGTACCGTATTACAGTGCATTGTGTTACACCATATTCACTGCTCTGTGTCTGTTTATGGTACAGTGTAATTCTGACTTGTTATGTGTGTTTCAGGGAGTCTTGGAGCTAGTTCTTGCTGCTGTGTGTCACAAGTAATTTTATGCTGATGAGGTCAGCTTCAACTTCACTAGAGCAAGGTGCAGGGGAAGAAATGTTAAAGGATAATGCACCATTATCATATGAATGCTTCAAAACTCACCAACCTTCAAATGTATAGTTCATCCTAAGTACCAAGTACACACTGATGAAACAATTGTAAAACAATGTGATCTATTTTACATTTTCACTGggcatggcatggcatggcaGTCTGCCGTAAATGGTTTAAACATTTCTTCAAATGTATATGCATGTAgtcaatataaaacacaaatacaaagtttaaatccatttttttaaacaatatgtttTCACCCATACTTGGCATGAACATTAGGCTTATAGGCAAAAGAAATACTGAAGAAGATGTCAATATGTCTATCACATTTCTCCCCCTTGTTTTAGTCAAGTCAATCCCATTTACAGCAGACTGCAGTGCAGTTGGGCTTAGACCTGTGGTTTGTGTGTAAAATCCTCATGCAAAAAACTACCATTTTTAAAAGAGTTAATATGGTTTTGAATAAAGTTTATGCTTTTACAATAgatatttgacatttttcattttgtttgagtGTTTGGGGATTGTGTgcagaattttgaaaaaaaattagctatattttcaaaaattgtgtGTTGTGACGCATGCGTTTCTGTCCTACACAAGAGAGAAGACGctgagtccaaaggcttcaagTAAACCAAATTTATTCccatcaaaacaggaacagtcagggtatttattcaaacagGTACTACCACTTCAATATACACAGACTCAGCAAACAAGCAGGGATGGGGTGGGGTCAGTGGTCAAGTTATAATGTTCTCTGCATCACCCATTGGGCACCAGACGTGTTATGCATGGAGGCTATGAACTTGTAGTTGCCCTGGTGGCGCTGCAAACCTGCAGTTGCTTCGGCAATGAACAAGCAACCCTTGGCAGACATGTCAATCATGTTTCGGCGTGCAACACAGTTGGGAAGGGCCTCTAAAGAGTTGAAAAATCTCAGTGTAAACATTCAGGaataactgtatatacatatttatatgatCATGTATTTAAACTGATAGTACttaagctaaaacagaaaactacatttttgagactttatgtaaaattttaaatacaccTTTCTCTTATATGTATTTACCCTCTCATTAAAAAAACAACCTCTTTGGATGACTTACCATCTTTAGCTTTCAAattcaatttataaaatat from Erpetoichthys calabaricus chromosome 5, fErpCal1.3, whole genome shotgun sequence includes the following:
- the LOC127528010 gene encoding tigger transposable element-derived protein 6-like encodes the protein MFSVQLFGPPFRLFGTGVTGCFKAEMDNGRSKSTISRVLKSEQKLRGEWALRENAQGTSHKRKREGKEAEVEDALNQWFAKVTTHDVAARGVHISGPILKAKAEDLAKKLGHDEFKATDGWLSRWKSRHEIKFKKAHGEKGSADADGVEKWKSSKLPELLKQFCADDIYNADETGLYYRATPDGSLCYKHETLVGSKKEMDRITVLCCSNMSGSDKRKLLVIGQSAKPRCFKGLRMDGLPVLYHANKNAWMTSEIFSKWLSEWDVELQRKSKKILLLLDNCAAHPHLDSLKNIQLEFLPPNTTSILEPMDMGIIKNLKTLHRGKLVSYILEAIEENLLQESSTVTDVSGKINILQAIQFVADSWREISQSTLQNCFAHHGWKNSEQSETRTDSNYVDETTLQVQSVENYEEFISIDDNIECYNENEDCDDVIVEEIAVKREETTDNQETDKANAHEEIEQMTHCDARKFIAGL